The following are encoded in a window of Syntrophorhabdaceae bacterium genomic DNA:
- a CDS encoding FAD-linked oxidase C-terminal domain-containing protein produces MSLQEFLGEIRRFLGDSQIVLDRESLSHFSYDATERQYMPQVALLPESTEDVSRIMKCACLHRVPVTPQGGRTGLSGGALPVRGGVVLLFAHLNRILEIDEANMFAVVEPGVVSNDLQIELNGRGLFFPPDPSSTVDSTLGGNVAENAGYTRAVKYGVTRDYVRGLEAVLPSGEVITLGGKTVKNVAGYDLISLIVGSEGTLAVITKITLRLLMRPRVRRTVIAYLNDLRDAADLIVAVFRSGIVPCAIELMDNIAINTVADHLGAPLPRDAAALVLIETDGHGEEEVEAQALEIARLCLRSAGVTDARLTKDEAEAERFWTYRREVLPSLKALGKDHLEADVVVPRYNLPFLVRFTGELKHSDAIKIATYGHAGDGNLHVTILHRRRNFAELEEAYNLLELIYRETISMGGSLTGEHGVGLTVMDYLPMQIEGEALPLMRRVKAAFDPAGILNPGKIFKDSIVMEKLVHD; encoded by the coding sequence ATGTCTTTGCAGGAGTTCCTGGGGGAGATAAGGCGGTTTCTCGGGGACAGCCAGATCGTCCTTGACCGGGAGAGCCTTTCCCACTTTTCATACGATGCAACGGAACGGCAGTATATGCCGCAGGTCGCTCTCCTCCCCGAAAGCACCGAAGATGTCTCGCGCATCATGAAATGTGCCTGCCTCCACCGGGTTCCCGTGACGCCCCAGGGAGGAAGGACGGGTCTCTCCGGGGGTGCCTTGCCGGTCCGGGGTGGTGTCGTTCTTCTCTTTGCACATTTGAACCGCATCCTCGAGATCGACGAGGCGAACATGTTCGCTGTTGTTGAGCCCGGTGTCGTATCCAACGACCTTCAGATCGAACTCAACGGCCGGGGCCTTTTCTTTCCTCCCGACCCGTCAAGCACCGTTGACAGCACCCTTGGCGGCAACGTTGCCGAGAACGCCGGCTACACAAGGGCGGTGAAGTATGGCGTCACCAGGGACTACGTCCGGGGTCTCGAAGCCGTCCTGCCTTCGGGCGAGGTGATAACCCTCGGCGGAAAAACGGTGAAGAATGTTGCCGGGTACGACCTTATCTCACTCATCGTCGGTTCCGAAGGGACGCTGGCGGTTATAACGAAGATCACGCTGCGGCTTCTCATGAGGCCCCGGGTGCGACGCACTGTCATTGCGTATCTCAACGACCTGCGGGACGCCGCAGATCTTATCGTCGCCGTTTTCCGGTCCGGTATCGTTCCCTGCGCCATAGAACTGATGGACAATATCGCCATCAACACGGTCGCCGACCATCTCGGCGCCCCCCTGCCCAGGGACGCCGCCGCGCTGGTACTCATCGAGACGGACGGCCATGGCGAAGAGGAGGTTGAGGCGCAGGCGCTGGAGATAGCACGGCTCTGTCTGCGATCCGCGGGCGTGACCGACGCCCGCCTGACGAAGGACGAGGCGGAGGCAGAGCGTTTCTGGACCTACCGCAGGGAGGTGCTCCCCTCGCTCAAGGCACTTGGCAAGGACCACCTCGAGGCAGACGTTGTCGTCCCCCGGTACAACCTCCCTTTTCTCGTCAGGTTTACGGGAGAGCTCAAACACAGCGACGCCATAAAGATAGCGACATACGGCCATGCCGGGGACGGCAACCTCCACGTCACCATCCTCCATCGGCGCAGAAACTTTGCGGAGTTGGAAGAGGCGTACAACCTTCTTGAACTGATATACAGGGAAACAATCTCCATGGGGGGATCTCTTACAGGAGAACACGGCGTAGGCCTTACCGTCATGGACTATCTCCCCATGCAGATAGAGGGGGAGGCATTGCCGCTCATGAGGCGTGTCAAGGCCGCCTTTGATCCTGCGGGGATCCTGAATCCCGGCAAGATATTTAAGGACTCAATAGTGATGGAAAAACTTGTACACGATTGA
- a CDS encoding response regulator transcription factor, giving the protein MISNDPKPEIRTVIVDDERLARKNLKDLLRVHPYVHVIGEAAAAAEARDVIAKTRPDLVFLDVHMPEGSGFDVLDKLKERPSIIFVTAYDEFAVSAFTRNALDYLLKPLDPGRLNLSLERFLSTPRDRGQPSLITRNDRICLNAGEKVFFIELMDIAAIMSERNYIRIFNVNGECFVLRSPLKEWKERFPSDIFMFLDRSLMINRHHVRLLKKKNRNGEVYVESIETPFHLGRIALQRFKELMGVGDKQGV; this is encoded by the coding sequence ATGATATCGAATGATCCTAAACCGGAGATCCGGACAGTTATCGTGGATGACGAGCGGCTGGCCCGAAAAAATCTCAAGGACCTTCTCAGGGTGCACCCCTATGTCCATGTGATAGGGGAAGCGGCAGCCGCAGCGGAGGCGCGTGACGTCATCGCGAAGACGAGGCCGGACCTTGTCTTTCTTGATGTGCACATGCCTGAAGGCTCAGGGTTCGACGTGCTTGACAAGCTGAAAGAGCGGCCTTCCATCATATTTGTCACTGCCTACGATGAGTTCGCCGTCAGCGCCTTTACACGCAATGCCCTCGATTATCTTCTGAAACCGCTCGATCCCGGCCGCCTGAACCTTTCGCTTGAAAGGTTCCTGTCCACCCCCCGTGATCGGGGGCAGCCCTCTCTCATTACGCGCAACGACCGTATCTGCCTGAACGCCGGGGAAAAGGTCTTTTTCATCGAACTCATGGACATTGCCGCCATCATGTCGGAAAGGAACTATATTCGTATTTTCAATGTCAATGGCGAATGCTTTGTGCTGCGTTCGCCTCTCAAAGAGTGGAAGGAGCGGTTTCCTTCGGACATCTTCATGTTCCTGGACCGTTCGCTGATGATCAACAGGCATCACGTACGCCTCCTCAAAAAGAAGAACCGAAACGGCGAGGTCTATGTGGAGAGCATTGAAACGCCCTTTCACCTGGGCCGGATCGCGCTGCAGCGTTTCAAGGAACTCATGGGTGTGGGAGACAAGCAGGGCGTTTGA
- a CDS encoding Xaa-Pro peptidase family protein, giving the protein MLKTLNTGDLTPKEEITARIDNLRRGMAEKGIELAIIIQNVDIFYFTGTLQRGMLAVSAERGPAFFVEKSIFRAQMETPLDVIPIKRDKEVKDILSEKKMLPAKCAMELDVVPVALCERWKSLLGQDAMGDLSQIIRDARLIKSEFEIEQIRRSGGIVERVLEKAKDVIREGVREIDIDAALLAEGRRWGHQGFLRMRGLNQEMMSVYVTHGYSTTITSGADVPISGIGVTHAIAQGASVNVVKRGIPIIVDYGGGYNGYITDETRAYSVGPLKELFHKPYEVARDIIHGTMDLAKEGTDATEVFAKALDRVKAAGLEDHFMGHGEGQVAFIGHGLGLEINELPVITPRHRMVLKEGMVFAFEPKFIFPGEGAIGIEVDFVVRKTGLERVTKTPLDVVYV; this is encoded by the coding sequence ATGTTGAAGACGCTAAACACCGGTGATCTGACACCGAAAGAGGAGATAACGGCACGGATCGACAACCTTCGCAGAGGGATGGCCGAGAAAGGTATCGAACTTGCCATCATCATTCAGAACGTCGACATCTTTTACTTCACGGGAACCCTCCAGCGGGGAATGCTCGCAGTCTCTGCCGAGAGGGGCCCCGCGTTCTTTGTCGAAAAGAGCATATTTCGGGCTCAGATGGAGACACCTCTCGATGTCATACCCATAAAACGCGACAAAGAGGTCAAAGACATCCTGTCGGAAAAGAAGATGCTCCCGGCAAAATGCGCCATGGAGCTCGATGTGGTCCCCGTCGCACTCTGCGAACGATGGAAATCACTTCTCGGTCAGGACGCAATGGGGGACCTCTCGCAGATCATCAGGGATGCTCGGCTCATAAAGAGTGAGTTCGAGATAGAGCAGATCAGAAGATCGGGCGGGATCGTGGAACGGGTCCTTGAGAAGGCGAAGGATGTCATCAGAGAAGGGGTGCGGGAGATCGACATCGACGCGGCGCTTCTCGCCGAAGGCAGAAGGTGGGGCCACCAGGGGTTCCTCAGGATGCGGGGCCTCAATCAGGAGATGATGAGCGTGTACGTTACCCATGGATACTCGACGACGATCACCTCCGGCGCCGACGTTCCCATATCCGGGATAGGCGTGACCCACGCCATTGCCCAGGGTGCCTCCGTCAACGTTGTAAAAAGGGGGATTCCCATTATCGTCGATTACGGCGGCGGTTACAACGGGTACATCACCGACGAGACGCGGGCATATTCGGTGGGGCCGCTCAAGGAGCTTTTTCATAAGCCCTACGAGGTGGCCCGGGATATCATCCATGGGACAATGGATCTTGCAAAGGAAGGCACCGACGCGACGGAGGTCTTCGCAAAGGCCCTCGATCGTGTGAAGGCCGCCGGTCTGGAAGACCATTTCATGGGCCACGGAGAAGGCCAGGTGGCCTTCATCGGTCACGGTCTCGGCCTCGAGATCAACGAACTGCCTGTCATTACGCCCCGGCACAGAATGGTCCTTAAGGAAGGCATGGTCTTCGCCTTCGAGCCAAAGTTCATCTTCCCCGGCGAGGGCGCTATAGGGATCGAGGTGGATTTCGTCGTTCGTAAGACTGGACTCGAAAGGGTAACGAAAACACCCCTGGATGTGGTTTACGTTTGA